In the Anastrepha obliqua isolate idAnaObli1 chromosome 1, idAnaObli1_1.0, whole genome shotgun sequence genome, one interval contains:
- the LOC129250234 gene encoding splicing factor 3A subunit 1 yields MPSLDVANNGADSPPQGNEQSKPMSGLIIGIIYPPPEVRNIVDKTASFVARNGPEFEARIRQNELGNAKFNFLSGGDPYHAYYRHKVNEFREGKDASGEPSVVVGIKQLSVTSAAQQKQQELLKQVAEQQFVPKDPPSDFEFIADPPSISALDLDIVKLTAQFVARNGRQFLTNLMNREQRNFQFDFLRPQHSLFQYFTKLLEQYTKILIPPKDLLNKLRSECADGRTSINLVLDQVKYRANWQKHQEAQRRREEEKVEKERVAYAQIDWHDFVVVETVDYQPFETGNFPPPTTPEEVGARVLMEERLLEEDGDIEMQIESDEEDGQEEQVTVKLSQMENRTGIQMKGASYNQQSTNAKKDNTQVQDMDEASSDEDTPSNLKMQPPVAPLMPPTHDKVVVKKYDPKATQQKQPKAAGADEYLISPITGEKIPASKVAEHMRIGLLDPRWVEQRDKHTVEKINQDTVYAAGTAIEASLKQLAERRTDIFGVGDEETVIGKKLGEEETKKDDRVTWDGHTSSVEAATRAARANITLEDQIHQIHKVKGLLPDEEKEKIGPKPVSNKTTLSAPPLPHQAALKGHAQVSHHSVSHHHHQPPQQSQQQTLPQPSAHNMPPTSQPVMMMPMRPPPPMLPPPFPVGGYMPPLQTGGPPQMPSGSNVMDQSMMQLPPMPVDEEPPNKKMRSEDNLIPEEEFIAKHKSPITIQIQIPNVIDKSEWKLNGQTIAFSLSLTDIVSNLKAKIQDETGMPPAKQKISYEGMFFKDSNTMAYYNLLSGATIHLQIKERGGRKK; encoded by the exons ATGCCATCGCTGGACGTAGCAAACAATGGAGCGGATTCGCCGCCACAGGGTAACGAACAATCAAAGCCAATGTCTGGTCTTATAATTGGTATTATTTATCCACCACCGGAGGTGAGGA ACATTGTCGATAAGACGGCTAGTTTTGTAGCGCGCAATGGTCCCGAATTTGAAGCACGTATACGGCAGAATGAGTTAggaaacgcaaaatttaattttttaagtggaGGTGATCCATATCACGCATACTATAGGCATAAAGTGAATGAATTTCGGGAAGGAAAAG ATGCATCTGGCGAACCAAGTGTCGTTGTTGGCATCAAGCAGTTATCTGTTACTAGTGCTGCTCAGCAGAAGCAGCAAGAACTTTTAAAACAAGTGGCAGAGCAGCAATTCGTGCCAAAAGACCCTCCTTCTGATTTTGAGTTTATTGCTGATCCGCCGTCTATTTCTGCATTAGATTT AGACATTGTTAAACTAACAGCCCAGTTTGTAGCACGTAATGGTCGTCAATTTCTGACAAACCTGATGAATCGTGAACAGCGTAATTTTCAGTTCGACTTTTTACGACCCCAACACTCATTGTTCCAgtatttcacaaaattattggagcagtacacaaaaatattgattccaCCTAAAGACCTTCTGAATAAACTGCGCTCCGAATGCGCGGATGGTCGGACCAGTATTAACTTAGTTTTGGATCAGGTAAAATACCGCGCAAACTGGCAGAAACATCAGGAAGCTCAACGTCGACGAGAAGAAGAGAAAGTTGAAAAGGAAAGGG TGGCTTATGCACAAATCGATTGGCATGACTTTGTGGTTGTGGAAACTGTAGACTATCAACCTTTCGAGACTGGTAACTTTCCACCACCTACTACACCGGAGGAAGTGGGAGCTCGTGTACTAATGGAGGAGCGTTTGTTAGAAGAAGATGGTGATATAGAAATGCAGATTGAATCAGATGAAGAGGATGGTCAAGAGGAACAAGTTACCGTTAAATTGTCGCAAATGGAAAATCGTACCGGTATACAAATGAAAGGTGCCTCGTATAATCAGCAATCAACAAATGCCAAAAAGGACAATACACAAGTTCAAGATATGGATGAGGCTTCCAGTGATGAAGATACACCTTCAAACCTGAAGATGCAGCCACCTGTTGCACCACTAATGCCCCCAACACATGATAAGGTAGTTGTTAAAAAATACGATCCGAAAGCAACTCAACAGAAGCAGCCGAAAGCAGCGGGTGCCGATGAGTATCTTATTTCCCCAATAACAGGAGAAAAAATACCAGCTTCGAAAGTAGCAGAACACATGCGCATTGGATTATTGGATCCTCGTTGGGTGGAACAACGTGATAAGCATACAGTTGAGAAAATCAATCAAGACACAGTTTACGCTGCTGGTACTGCTATTGAAGCTAGTTTAAAACAATTAGCGGAGCGCCGTACAGATATATTTGGCGTAGGCGATGAAGAGACAGTTATTGGTAAAAAGTTAGGCGAAgaggaaacaaaaaaagatgatCGTGTCACTTGGGATGGGCATACATCAAGTGTAGAGGCAGCAACACGAGCTGCCCGAGCCAACATAACATTGGAAGACCAGATTCATCAAATTCATAAG GTAAAAGGATTATTACCagatgaagaaaaagaaaaaattggacCGAAACCAGTTAGCAACAAAACTACATTATCAGCACCACCTTTGCCTCACCAGGCAGCGTTGAAAGGACATGCTCAAGTTTCTCATCACTCCGTCTctcaccatcatcatcaaccACCGCAGcaatcacaacaacaaacacttcCTCAGCCATCTGCGCACAATATGCCACCTACTTCTCAACCAGTCATGATGATGCCAATGAGGCCACCACCACCGATGTTGC CGCCACCATTTCCTGTTGGTGGTTACATGCCTCCTTTGCAAACGGGTGGACCACCACAAATGCCATCAGGATCAAATGTAATGGACCAATCAATGATGCAACTTCCGCCAATGCCTGTAGATGAGGaaccaccaaacaaaaaaatgcgttCCGAAGATAATCTGATACCCGAAGAAGAGTTTATAGCAAAACACAAg AGTCCCATAACTATTCAAATACAAATTCCCAATGTAATTGACAAGTCTGAATGGAAACTCAATGGGCAAACGATCGCATTTTCATTATCTCTCACAGACATTGTTTCCAATCTCAAAGCAAAGATTCAAGATGAAACAGGAATGCCACctgctaaacaaaaaatttcctaTGAG